ATATGTACCTTTGTCTGCCAGTATATTGTGTCAGCTCTTCACTACAATTTAGCTTTCAGCATTCCTGCCCTGGTACCTGGAACACCTCTGCTTCCCTCTGCACAGAGGTGATCTGTGCAATCCAAAATGTGGTTGACAATCCTGGGGTGGATGCAGAAGTGTCAAAGCTGCCTGAGCTGTGTCCAGGACAGGGGAATATGGATTTTCCTGCCCTCCCCCTGCTGTTTCACTGCACATAGGTGGCCATTTGGCTTTGTCTCTGCTGGTGTCCTTCCCCATTCTGGAATTGCAGCACTGGCACTGCTGATGGAAACAGCACTGAGGCTGACTCTCCAAGCCCTTTTCTCATCATGTGTTCTGAAAGTCACCAAGTTCTGTTCTGCAGAACCACCTGACTGCTCAGCCCTTGAGGCTCTCTCCTGCTTCCagcaggcccagcctggctgtgtcacATGGGGGCATTTCAGCTGTGCCACTTACTGCAAATCACTCTGGGCTCTGACTGGGCTTTCCATGTGTGCCACAGCCTTCTCTGGTCACTTTGGCATTGGTGATGCTCCTTGAGCTGTAATCATGTGGGACAGGATTGTAGACAGGAAATGCATCCAATGCATCCCTGCTCAGGGTACACTGTACTGGTCCAGGTCCCTGTTGCCAGCTGTACTGGAGAAAGGGGGATGATGTGAAATCTGGAGTGCAGTCCTTTACTTGCCTCTGAAGAGCACAAATTCCTTCTCCCTGGTCTCTGCAAGCAACTGAAATGATAAAACTTTAGTGAAAACCAGACCATGCTCTTGTGAGAGCAGTTCATTTCATATTTCTGCCTCAGTTATGTTCCTTCCTTCTTTGTGTTTGCCATTTCCACAAGAAAAGCTGTTTGCTTAATTCCATCAGCTGCAGCCCTTCTCATGCAGGAGATGAGGCTCCCCAGGTGCAGAGCTCAGTCTGACTCAGTGCATTGTGTGCAGTACAGCAAACATCCCCCAGGGCATTCTGCAAGCACAGAGACTTGTCTGACAACGTGGTGATGTCCTCCAGCAGGTATAGGTAGGAGTTCTTGCCCAGAATGTGGGATTTTATGTGAAAGTCAGCTCATCTTTCGTGGGAAACATGGTAGGGAGCAATGGCAATCATGGGTGGGTGGTTTGCAGCACCTGGCTCAGCAGCTGCACCCCATTTCCAGTGTGTGCAAAGGCTTTGTGATCTGCTGCTCTCAGTGTGGCTGGAAAGGGGATcctgccctgagagctgctggcagagctgaagTGCTGGGCTCTTCCACTAGAGGGGTTGGAATGAGCACTTGCAGTTGGTAATTTTGTTTCAGCTCTGCTGATTGAAGTGTTCATATAGCAACACATAGATTTAGCTGAGGTTTTCTTCACCTTCAGGATCTGAAAAGAGGCTGCAGATAATCAGGAGATAAAAGTTGCTGTCTTTGTCTTTGCTCCTGTCCTGCCACACATGGCCAAGGAGAATGAAGGAGTAGCTGGGCTCACATCCTTTAACAATGGCCTTCCTAAAGGCCATCCTGGACTGCAGGATGCATCAAATAGGTCTTCAATAAATTCCTGTTTAGCAGTGGGGTTACAGACAGTAGTGGGGCTTTTgggatttggtttgtttttctgtaGGATCTGCAGATGTGAACATGCATGAATAGATACATTGGTCTTGCAAGGTATCTCTTGTTCCTGTAGGACAACAGCATTGCTGCTCTTTGGCTGAATGGGCTGCAGAACGCAATTTCTGAGATGCACTGATCTCCACAAAGCTGTCTCCAATGGCAAAGCTCAAAGCAAATCATTAACAGACCTTAGGGGTGTTTTTCTGGCTCAGTAAGTCACTGCTTCTGCTCAGCCCTAGGTGGGGTGAGTTCTGCTGAAGTCCCAGTTTGCTACAGGGAGAAATGACCCCGAGAGGGAGCTAAAATGCTGCTGAAAGGGGAAACAATCAACAGATTTATGCTGGGTTTGATGTGAATGTAGGCAGGGAATGGACAAGCACATCAGGATGTGGTAAATCTTTCAGGTGTGCTGGTGTTGGGCTCGTGGCTGGCACTGATGGATGCTGTGGGGCAACACTGGAAGCTTTGATGCTGGATCAGTCTCTGTGGGGATGCATTTTCATTGCTGCAGGTGCCAAGATGAGGTGTCCCTTCCCCTTCCCACTCCTGCTCCTTTTAGTGTTTCAACAACTTCTGACATCTGTTACactctgagatttcaaacacaTCAGGCTTTTAAAGTggttttatatattatatgtatgtaAATGCTTGTTGAAGTGATATTTTATTAAACAGTTTTGCTCTAAATGCTTTTCTGTGTGAGGTCTGTTGGCTTCCTGGGAAGCAGCACATTCCTGTCTCACTGAGTGAGGggagcacccacagcagcaggagtGTGGCGGgtagcacctggggacatggcttagtgctccacttggcagtgctgggggaatggttggactccatcttgaaggtcttttccaacataaatgaaTTTATGGAGGTATCAGCCTCCCCTCATCCACGCAGGTAACCTGGGCTACCTTAATAAATCCCTCTCCATGATCATCCTGGCACCAGTCACACATATTCCCAAGAGTATGGGATGCTGCTAGGGCAGGAAGTGGCTCTGTATGAGTCTGTAGCCAGCCTGGGTTGCCTCTGCTGAGCAAATTTGTTCCACCCAACTTCAAATGGGCATGGAGACAAGGCTATTTCTTTTTCATAGGTGCAACAGaagcctatatatatatatattttatctatTTATCTAGATTTTTCTTaatatatctaaatatatatatttatttatctgtTATTGACTTTCTTTCCACTGTTCTGCTCAGATAGGGCAAAAGAGAAAAATGAGCTACTTGTCAGTGTTTGAGGTGGTTCACAACATTGTCATCATTTTTCCCTACTTTTCAGGGACACTAAACCCTGTTTTGTCTTAAAGGCTTTTTCTtggaggggacagcagtgggagGGGAAGACAAGCCCTAAATTATTCTGCTCTTCAGCCCCAGTTACAAAAATACCAAGCAGCTTCTATTGAAACATGATCTCACATGGCTCTGGGCTGTGAATGGCAGCCAAGCCGCCCAGCCTGCAGCTCAACAAACAAGCAGAGACCACAATTTGTTCCAGTCGTTTATTTTGTACCATGGTATTTCAGAGCAGTGAATACAGATGGTTTGCTCTTCTAGGCTTCAGTACACACAACTATTGTGCCTAGACCTCAGTGGTTTATAGAAGCTCTATTTCATAAGTAAGTTGTACTTGATCACAGCACAAAAGTCCTTTACGGCTAGATCTAATACAGAGTTAGGGCTAGTGGGTTGGGAGCCTGATATCTGGGTGCCTGGACTCCTGCTACAGGGGACAGCAGACAGGCAGCTCTGAAGGGTGGTGCAGGAACCTGTCTATGAGCTCTTCCTACAGGTCACAGGAAATTCTGCTGCATGGCTGAGAGCTTCTGGAAAGCCATCTCTCCTGGGGCCCAGACACAGCCGGCTTGGGAGTGAGTCTGGAATGTTGTGTGGAAAATAACTGCCTACAACTGCTTGTTCAGTAAGCAGCACCTAAGTCAGTTCTTGGATCTAGCCCAGGGCTCTGTGACAGGCCTTTGGGTATCAGCAGTTTTAACTAGACTTGGATTCAAAGCATATTGCTTAAAGGTGTTCAATTAGacataaatttataaattttgtATCAACAGTCAAATCTTTCAAATGAatattgcttttttaaaaaaatatcctaTCCCTGTAGCAATCCCTGAAATTATATTCCCGTAACATCTTTATCTTTATCATGCAAATAGCAGCGTGTAGGCAATTCAAATATAAAATAAACAACTCTGTCCAGTGGAAAAGTGAGGCACTTAGGCAAAGTGACGTGCAGTCACTCATGATCTATACAAGACTTAGGAACAATCATCAGACCTGATGCCCATTCTTGAGCTTGAACCACTGGACAGGCAAATGTTGTCTGGAGCTACTGCACGGTGGCAGCACTACCTTTGTTGTATCAAGATGGGTTTGTTTCATGTTTAAACTCACTCTCCTGAGCTCATTTCCTGTACCTCTCGCTCCAGAAGCCAGAATAACTCTGTTCCAATTCTCCATTTTTAGAGCAAGGATGGATTAGAGTAAGGTAAGCATCCTAAAGACATCAAGTTGACATTTCACAGGTGTGATGCAGAGGCAACATAGATTATGTTTTCGTACAGAAAATAAAGTTTGTTAACCAGGCCATATGTTGGTACTGTGTAATGCTTTTTGGTGTGCTGAACGGTGTGTTCCAGGAGCAATCTGGCTTTTCTGAAAGTCTAAAGAAGGCTTGAAAAAACACACACGAGCTCTTCAAGTGAGTCCATGCTTTGTGTTACTGAGGTGGTGGGGAAATTCCTTTTGAAGTCAACTTAGCCTTTTCCCTCTCCATTTCTTCTCTCTCAAACCCTGAACAACAGACGGACCTGCCCTTGGTGAACCGAGCGCAGCATTTCCGCATCTCCTGGAGCGCAGCTTCACACTTGGACTCCACGTAGTTGTTTGCTGGAAAAGGAGGAGACACCAGGTCTGCAGAGAGGAACAGGCTTTGTTCCCTGAGGGAGCacaccctgcccagctctgcagctgcttaCAAGCATTCCATCATTTTCTTGCTCACAGCTGTCTAAGGCTGTGGCTCTCTGTGACTCAGAGAAGAGTCCTGCAGGAAGAGACTCAGGCTGGTTTGAGTTAAGAACCCCCTGCCCAGAAACATGCAcagccccctgctctgccctggatgAGCTCTGCAAGCACTACACAGCTGCACTCTGACTTTTAAAAGATTAAAAGAAGTAACAGCTGCATAATGTGAGACACACAGCACCCGTGGAGAGCCCCGAAAGCAGCAGTGAACACCTTCTGGTTAATGAGCAAACCACACTGCTGTGATCACTGGGCTATGAATTCCCTGACTGGGTTGATGAGTGAGCTGTAATACAAACACAGAGATCGCCCCTGAGAAAAGGGTTGTGGTGATTTCTGCAAGCTGGCAGCCCAGGAGGCACAGCAGGCTCTTGGAGAGGAGAGCTGATCTCTCTCTGCCATAACCTGCAGTTGATGAGTGCTCCGAGGCTCTCCTAATTGTCCCTCTGCATTTGCAGCTTTGTTTCTCCTAACTGTCCCTCTGCCTTTGCAGCTTTGTTTCTAAAACTGTACCTATGTACAGGCACACCATCATCTGTCAAGGATGCATTGCTGAAAGTCACACACAGATAGAAAAACACAAAAGAGATTTACAGCAGGCATTCAGtctcacagaggagcagcaagaTCTTTGGAACAATGACTTTTGAGAAGTCAGCATCTCCCAAAGGTGCAGCTCCCACCCtccatctcacacactgggtacaGTGACTGTGCATTCCTCAGTTAAGGCTCTGTACTTTAATTTTTACAGGGGAAAATTGCTTTGCTCTCTGTCAACAGCTGCTTCATCTGTGCCCATCAGACAGCTCCACAGCACAAAACATGaacagcagcagtgacagggacTGGACATGCAGCAAAGAGCTTCTCTGCCAACACTTAACCATTCAGATCAACACTGTACACAAACCTACACAGACAAAACACTTGGAATAACTTCCACAAATGTTATAAAAAGAACATTGCCACAGATGGGACCAAAACAGGGTCAACCATCAGCTTTTAAGTGCAGTAATATAGGGAGAGAAGGCAGTTCTTTGTGGGAGAATGCTCCAAACCATCTCACACCTCAAGGACAGATCACCTAACCCGTTCCTGACAGAGCTCTTGAAAcatccctggagcagctctgcagtcttCTCATACCATCCACCTACTCCCTCACTAACCACACTGTAAGAGAGCTTATTATAAATGTCTagctctccctgcccacagctgagTCCCAAAAATACACCTGGGATCTCACTGCCAGCATGGAGCACTCTACAAGCACATTACTGTTACTAATGATCTGCTTTATACTAATGAGGTCTCATTATTTACAATTAAGCACAAAGCAATTCTATTAAAGTCAGACATTATAATTTTGTTCATTTTGCAACCAGCTAATGTGATTTGTTCCTTCTCAAGGTGAAAGGACAAGGTTAATTTAAAAGAATTAAGTTCCACCAAAAATCAGGACACCAAAGACAAAATGACATTTGGTACCTTGCAAGCATTTCTGTATTTCACAGGCTTGTTTCTGGCAGGGATCCTTCCGGGACATGTTCAGGaactaaaatgacagaaaatgtTACTGTAGATCAGGGATCTCCTCAGGGAGTGGGGAAAGACAATGTCCTACAGCCACATCTTTCAGgagctccccatttcccccactgCCATCATTCAGAAAACATCTACAGCTGCTTCCAGGTGCCTGCCAACATACACAAGAACTCTGTCTGGCTAAAAGATGATGATGGGGACAATGAATAAAGGAAGTTTAATGCAACTAAGCCTTCTTCTTTTCTCTAGTTAAAATGTATCCTTTTCCACATGGATTTACAAAGATTCCAGAAAATATTCAAATTAACATGGCTGACTAAATTTTAAGAGTTTTCTATCTCTAGACCTTATACTGAGACATGTATTTATGTGAAATCCACCTCTGTGAGCTTTACACAACCAAAGACTTGGTGGCAAGTCATGGAACCACAGCTGGAGAAGGCATTTAAAAAAACAATCACCCAAACAACTCAGTTATGTATATGCCATAAAGCCAACAAGAAAGGctcttttcattttgtttcaggAGGAAGTCTCTTGGAAATCCTCTCCCTCTGTCCAAAAAACCCCTCAACCAGATTGGAGGACAGCTCCATCTTGTTCAAACCCATTAGAGAAGGATTTCAGACACCTGAGTTGATTTTTCTGCAGCTGAGACACCTGTAACTGTGTCAGTGTAAGATCAAAAGCCAAGCAAAAGCTGGTGGTACCAGTAGTTGGATGGGAGACCTCTGAGGAAAGCACCAGTGTCACTGAAAGTGGTGGTGAGACTGAACCCTCTGAGGCTCTgctcagagctgggagctgctgcctgtccaGTTTCTGACAAGCCACAGCCCCCAGCAGTTTGCAGTGTCACCAGGGCATTGCTTGCAGCATCCTGGCCGAATTCCATCTGGGGCAATCACATTCTGCCTACCTAGAACTCCCCCTGATGCTTCACTAGGTCACAATACTCCTCTTCACTGCCTGTCCTAAACTCTGGTGTGATGCTGCTGTGTGTGGTTTAACTGCTTCCACCTCAAAGGTGGCTGCATTTCAGTGGAGAGAGAACCTTTTATTGTACAAAACAGACAATGGCATCTTCCTAGAGCCACTGCTCCTGCAAGACAAAAATTCATACTGAAGAAAGACTGGGGGTAAACAGTGCACAGTACAAAGCAGGGGTAATGTCGGCACATACCAGATTAATCCCCAGGCACGAGTTTAAGCAGCAGTTCTTCAACACCATCAAGCTGAAAGTGACAAGGAAAAGTTCAATACGTCTACAGTTACTGTGGTTGAGCTAATGGACTTCAACAAAGTAACAGTCCTTTGCCGTCCCTCAAGGATCTCAAATGACTTCACAAACAGGAATGACTATGTTCTATTGTCGCCACCATCCTTACCATGAGATGGTGCTCTATCTCCCAAACGCGAGAGTTACTATCCCTGTACTGCTCACCCTGGGACAGCTGCCACATGTGAGGCAGCCGGGATGGGGGGAGCTGGCTGGGTCGCAGCGCCTCACCCAGGGGAACCTGAACTCTTTGGATCCGAGCCCTCAGCATACCTTCCTCCTGGGGGAGAGTAACAAACAGAGCAGGCAGTTACTGGCAGAGGCACCTGAAACAGCAACGCTACAACCAGGGGGAAGCTCAAAGCGCACACTTGCCTCTTCCGCAGCCACGAGCCAGGTTTTGCGGTGCTCATCGCAGTAAACCCCCACGCGGCGCACCCAGAGGCGCACGGGAGGAGCGCGGGCCTcccctccctgtgccatccctcgGGCGCTGCCG
The nucleotide sequence above comes from Melospiza melodia melodia isolate bMelMel2 chromosome 16, bMelMel2.pri, whole genome shotgun sequence. Encoded proteins:
- the CMC4 gene encoding cx9C motif-containing protein 4 — translated: MSRKDPCQKQACEIQKCLQANNYVESKCEAALQEMRKCCARFTKGRSVCCSGFEREEMEREKAKLTSKGISPPPQ
- the MTCP1 gene encoding protein p13 MTCP-1, yielding MAQGGEARAPPVRLWVRRVGVYCDEHRKTWLVAAEEEEGMLRARIQRVQVPLGEALRPSQLPPSRLPHMWQLSQGEQYRDSNSRVWEIEHHLMLDGVEELLLKLVPGD